The genomic window TAGGACTGGAGATCACGGAGCTCAGGCTTGGCCCGCCGGGATCCAAGGGAAGCCGAGAGCCGGCCATGGCCGCTGCTGCGCCGGCCACCAAGAAGAGGAGCTTCGCGACGGTGGCCGCCGAGAGTGAGGGGGAGAACGAGGAAGTGGTGGAGGACCCAAGGGAGGGGAAGGCCCAAAAGGTTGTGGGGTGGCCGCCCATCTGCTCTTACAGGAAGAACAGCTTCATGGGGAAGGCTGAGAGGTCGATGGAGCTGTATGTGAAGGTGAGCATGGATGGTGCTCCGTTTCTCAGGAAAATCCACCTCAAGAGCCACGATGGATACGCCGACCTCTCTCGTGTCCTCGCCTCCATGTTCTCCAATCTCTCCCTCGGTGAGTTCCTCGCCCCCAcgatttctccttcttttcaaGAATTTCTTCATCACTAGGAAGCGCTTGTGTGCTTTTTAAGCGCAAGTGGTAGCTTCAAATATATTCATCATGTTGTATACTAAACCCGTGGTTCTCTCAAATGGGTGCTCGTTTGTTTGtctgaaaagataaaaaagtatATTTCAAAGATTATCAATTCCGGTTTGTCTCAAAAATAGATTTGTACATGATTTGGCTTTTGAATGCAAACACCTAAAGAAGATGCACATTATGAATTGCTTAAGGGGGAAAgcaatattaaaaatattttcaactgtagtttgattgtttttcatcaaaatgcAGAGGATGATTGTGGTAATTCGGAGTACATGACGGTCTATGAAGATAGGGATGGAGATTGGATGCTGGTTGGAGATGTCCCTTGGGAGTAAGTATCAAACTCTTTCTCTCCAATTATGCATTTCGATCGTGCATGCGAAAGTAGTGTTTGTTTAAACCCGGGAAACGAGTTCTCAGGATTTCCAATAGGTTGGTTACGTTAAGAGAAGTCTGACGGTAGCCTAGGGTTGGAAAATGGGTCGGATCTGATGCGCGAGATCCAGATAAGAGTGGAGACGCGCAAAGAGCCTGGATCTGCTTCTATATGGTCAGATCTGGATCTTTCCTTAATGCGCGTATTGCTCTCTCTTAGCTAGGGCACCGAATGGTTAGGTTTAAGGTCAGATCTAGACTGTTTTCGAATCCGATTACGGTACCCATTTGCCTGTGGAGGATGAGGATGAAATCCGACTGGAAGAAAAGAATCTGGATCTGTCTTTGCaacttccaaaattttatatattttggtGTTAATCGTGTCTATATAACGTAAAGCCAGCATGGGCAAGTGTTGGATCTGGTCTTGGATCTTGCCAATTGAAAGGTTTGGCATCGTTAATGGCGGTGTAAATGGACGCCATAAGCAGATCCAAATGGAAAGTATTGCAGATCTGCTGAACAAACGCTAGCACGACCAGATCTACTCATACATGTAGTATCCATATCTAGATCTTGCTGGATCCATGTAGCTAATTGATTGGAGAAATTGGTTTCATGGTATTGATTCCCTATCTAGACAACCAATTACCAAAAGCCTGATGATTTAGTTATTGATTCATTTGCATATGAAATCATGTCAAAAGACACACTTAGGATCAGCCAAAAACTAGTGGAGGCTATTTGTTATGGCATTTCACTGCGACGATGAAATGAGCAAATTACTTGGTAACAGAAAGTGTCAAAACTAAACTCGacattaataaaatagaaaattaaattCATACTTAGGCAAccattttttgttaaatgtGTAATTAAATTATCGGGTGCAGTTTTACTAATATATAACTACTGAAAGtaccatctttttttcttggtagaTTAAGTGCGCCTGCATGTGAAGAAATTAACCGGGGATTTTAGGCTAACTTGAAAACATTGTAATCTTGCAGGATGTTTGTGGAGTCATGCAAAAGGCTGAGGATTATGAGAAGAACAGATGCAATCAACTTCGGCGATGGATTTGGACTTCCGAAGACGACGACCAACGCCCCTTCATGTCAatcagaaaattgaaaaacaaccAAAATGGGTCACACTTAGATGCTTAGGAATACtatctcctctctctctatctctattgTATTACCCTGTCAGccaaggaaaagggaaagaaaagagagcaAACTTTGCTCCCTAAATTATATGATGAAGTATAGAGATGTTCAGcttatgaaatggaaaaaaaatgagagcTGCATGGCCCTGAGTTTAATTTCGTTGTTGGATGTGTAGTTTTTCTTGATCTTCAACGTTGAAATTAACCACAACCTTGGCTGGGAGATATCGTCGCTTGCCTAAGCGCGTGAAACCATGTAGTCCCTTCTTCCCCCAGGCTGTACGCCTAGCTGtgtatttattttcttgtctAGAATTAATAACTTGTACGTTAATCTATATGTGATATTTCCTTTGTGAATCACTATCATAAACTTGGCCATGTGCCCTCTACCCCACACACAGCCTTGCTGCTACTGTATGTGCGTATAACTATTTTTTCGTATGTGCATGTGCAGCGTATATCATGTGTGTGATATACGTGCATGCACTACTCCAGCGTTCATGAACATGCTGAGAAAACGACAACTAATTGTATCTactaatgataaaaaaaaaaaaacaaaaaacttagaGTCTCTTTTTGCTCCAAtgataataagaaaaattaagGTCGGTGAGATTTGATTCTTGAAAACAATGGATGCACGACACTCTAATTGACATGCACACATCTCTCCACCCACATCCCGAAGCAGCTCTAGACCAGAGATGGGGGGAAGGGAAAGGGGAGGCATCTTCGGCTTTGTTGAATAACCTGCGCATTTGACCTTTCGTTCAAGAGGTCGACACCCATGAGAGTTGGACCACCATGGCCCACCAGACAGCCATGGCCTCCATCTCACTATGCAAACTTCATTTGTCCTTTCTTCCATGTTTAGAGTATCTCAATTGAGAGGTGGGAGGTTCCAATCCTGCCAGTGCAGAGCTATATATGGTTTTGGTGTGAGCCGCTGTCCGCACCAGCCAATTAAAAGTCTAAGTAGGATGTCATGGTAATCAAACTGGACCTATGTCCATCCACGTGTGATCCCTTATCGGACATGGGTCCGTAACAAAAATACCACATGAaagtgactatatatatatatacatatatatatatatatatatatatatatatatatgagtttcACGATGTCAAAGTGATGCTGACTTATATCACTTCATTGCCCCCAATCGACAAATAAAACTgactaatcctaagtcaaagAGTCAAAAATCTTAAAGCGGCCTTCTTTTCACATTGTTACGGATATagaaataatggaaaaaataagtttCCAAATATTGAGTATGAGCAGGTCTATAattatatataggaaaattgaatgatgactaTGGTTTTTAAGAGTCACGCCTTTGCAATCCGCTTAACAGCTTCCTTCTCCGTCAATTGGGCGTCGAGTTTTAccatttaacatgaaaaaattgtacGTTAAGATTTAGTTATCAATAGAACACTTGTACCTTTATTAACAAAAGTATGCACCTAAGGAGTCAGCAAGTGTGTTCCGGTGgctgaaatgacaaaaatgccggCAAAAAGATAACAAAGGAGCCCTCCTATAAggacaaaatgagaaaataaatgtttttttttttttgttagaagcTGGCAACATGCTGCATGACCTCCGCACAGGTTTGTGTAATAACTAAAATGCGCcaataaaatagaaaagcaaatttttataaagacaaaaaaaaaattaaaaaatgttaaaaagtctaaaatgtacatacttttgtaaaaaaaaaaaaaaaaaatctaaaatgccTCAAAcatcccttctttctttttaagtGGTTATTAAAAAAGTTACGTGCATAGAGGTCCGCACACAACTCGATCTCGTGTGAGATCTTTGAGCTCCGAGAGCTTTGTTGCTGTGGTAACAAAGTTAGAATGTATTCTCTACATAAAAGTGATAAAACCAAACCAGAAATTGGCCATGGGGGGAAGGAGCTAGCCTTCAAACATTGTACGATCAAGTCAATGACAAAGTCCTCGCGACACTTCTATTATCTTGACTCTTAGTCAGAttaagatgaaatactcatcaTGCTCACTCAGTGTCAATGACAAAATCTTTCAGCATCTTCAAATCAGAAACTTGATGAAAAAAAGAACGACGATGAAGATCAATGAGATGCATCTGTTAATAATGCAAAGGCAAATGTGATAGTATTCTCCGAAATTGGTAGAGGATTGCCGAGAATTCTTCTTAATCTCCAGGCCGAAAAGATCCGTAGGTTTCAATCtttacatttcattttctagctcattttaagtttaatttttctgaatgtagaaaaaaaaaaaaatcagaactgATATTTGTGCATTGGGGGCTAGCTAGCTCAGCTGGTCCAGTATTATTATGGTGCTCTATTATTCGCTAGTCCAGGAGCAGAAAGACATGCAGCTAGCCTTTTTCTCCATCTATTCAACCTTCTCATGATTTAAGCAAcacttgaaaagaaaacattttgtATGGTCCAGTTTCACATATAATTTTCACTGAAAGAGATGTTGCATGCGATCATGGGAGCCACTGCGCCAACGTACAATATATGCCCCCACCTACATGGTGCAGCTTCACTTGTCTGCATTAATTCCATCTCCAACTATGGTTGGTCCTTCAATACAACTGTGCCCGAATATGCGTGGGTCTGATCAGAGTTCACTTGGGTCCTCTTGGTGCCAAGTCTGATATAATCCACATAAATATTGgtctaatatttttattttgaaattgacATGTCATGTGCTGCATAtgaagcattatatatatatatataaaatcaaaaggatctctctctctcacatatatatatatatatatatatggagagagagagatcttttgaTTATGTGCTAAATCATACTACCCGATGCAATACATCAGGTGGCTGTGATTGGGCGGAAGTGTGGACggtatatataaaaatataaaatgtgtAAACTATCTCTCTAAGCTTTGGAATTGGAATCTTAGCCATGATACAAGCATGGAAGGACCGAACCCACTGTGTCGAGTCATCGTCAGCTATGTGTTTCATATTGAACGAGGGCCTGCTTGTGATTTTCACAAATAAAATGTtacttttttattcaattttttttccattgattATTCATTAGATCATAGTGCAtgcatagtcacagaaaacgcatatttttcaaaaaaaatgcaaaaaaatgcaataaattaaatggtcgtttaaacttttaaaaaattggtttctttaagaaatgttaaaaacgaaaaaaaaaagcatgtttttaacacatttttttcgtttttttcactttttcagttttttaatgtcaaacaattttttttttaatttttaatttttcattggTTGCAAATCTACTGATCTTAACATGTTtgtgttcttgttatttttatctttccttcatttttagttttttaaaatttaaaaaaaaattgtcgcATAAAAGACATTTCCGTTTAAAGCtccgaaacgttatttgtgactatgagtACATCGTAGATGTTCTCAGGTTGAACATGCCAGAGCGTTTTAGTCATTACATACAGCTATGCATGAAGAGGAGTGTGTGCGTAACGAGCTTCAGTTTCACGTATTGGTGGTGAAGGGGCCCAAGTGGTAGGTGGCTGGTCATCTGCAAGGCTGAGCTCCGCCGCTCTTGCTTAAGAGAAAGTTTCTAGGTCTCAGCAAATACGTTAATTCGCTATCGTTTTCTTTGCTGTTGGTGAGACAAGTCTAAGTATGACATCTTAAACAAGCACATTTAGGTCTTCTACTCTTGGAGtccatttttctaattttttttttttcaaagaaagaacaaatgcCATTGTGGTGGAGCCTACCCAAAGAAACCACACAGGCAGatttcaaagaagaagaaaaaaatgccaTCTTCACTGTTAAAATGCtcacaaaatcaagaaaatctttGATCTTTTGGGGTCAGGCAAACAGGCACTCTCAAGGAATTGGTGTGCTTGAATAATGGCAAGCCAGGGGGCCACAACAACCTGGAAAAGATTCCTCTGTCTACTCCTTTTGAGAAAGTGATAGCTGGTGGTGACATGTTCtcaagaaatgagagagagaaagcttcATTTGGTGGCCTACTTTTTTCATCATAATTCCAAAACAAGGCTACCTTTAGCTGACAATTACCTTTAAGAAGAAACTTTTTCTTTACAATTTATTTCATCACCTAAATCAAATGTGGGCGAATCCCTTTCTTTCTTACGCCTTGAAAGGAACACTGAGAGACACAAAGGCTTAAACCTTTAAAATTCATCCTATAACTTAATTTTCCCCTCAAAAATACTTTTGGGCACTCGAATGGCTGGTAGGCGGCTGGTTACTGGTTCAAGCAACAAGGAGTTCATACTAATTAGGTGGAACTATAATGTATTAGTTAGTGTGCATTGCGAGGAAACGGGAAAGAGAAGCAGATTAAGTTGGGTGCATAGGGGTGTGCTCGCAACAAACAAATATACACTCAAGgataaaagaaagggaaacGGTTGTGTGCGCGATCCGTGCATGCAACACATGTACACCAACAAGAAAGGGTAGACAGGtagaatattttgaaaattatttaaaaagaaatgttctttttgctcgtttaacattttttatcttctttttgtccctacataaaagttttttttttaattattaatcaAGGATGTTTTGATCATTAATCAAGCTCTTCTCCAGCTGTTTCAACAAAGACACCGGCTGTTCCATGAAAAAGCCAGAAACTCGAGACCTGTTATTGACACTGCGCCGAACAAAGTTGGCTTCCAAACGAAAATTTCTCGTTCTTGATTCCTTGTAAAattgtgcatgtgcatgcaatCAAATGCTCAGAATTAGGGTTCATTTGTCACTTTTCAAAGGGACAGTGGGGAATTATACCTGTCCCCATTAAACAAAGGGGTCGGATGGTGATTTCTTTTGCTGGTTTTTGGCCGCTCAAGTTTGAAAGCAACAGCTCAGGCATACGTGCTATCATGTTGATAGGATAAGGATGGTGCGAGATAAAAGGGAAGGAAAATGACCTGCTACACTCCGAGTTTCCAAGCCAGGCCATGGAAAATGCCTCTGCTTCGAGCGACCCACAGTCTCTGACAGCTTGTAGCTTGGTCCTTGTAGGGCATCCTTTGTTCTGATTAAGCGGccatttttgaggttgggaagCAATGGTAGCAGCCGTATCAGTGAGCGCACCATTGGTTTTGACGTTTCTTCGAGGACGTACCAACTTGCTTTCATGGAGGGCCGGTACTGGTTCGAGCAGTAGCGGCCACTTGGCCCAAGTGATAAGTGGATGCCTTTAGAGATCAATTAATCCTCGGCCTTTTTGGTGTATCTAGGGGCGAAACCAGAATACCCATGTAGGACGGCCACTGGTTTTTTATCAGAATTTTAGGGCGGGGCCGCTACCTATAGATGGTGTTTCTTGAAGATTTTGGCGCAGAGGTAAATGAGAACTTCACGGAAGCATGTCCATGCATGGTAGATCTTTCGGTGGCGTAATAAAAGGCAGATCTTATGTTTTTGGGTTTAATTAAGTTTAGTGTTCAGTGCCCAAATTGAGGTGATTAAATGTAATATATACAAACTTGAGCTTGGTTTTGTTAATGCATGAACAGTCAGATCCATTTGAATTTGTTACAGCTAGCTAATTGCCGTGCCACATATGAgcaggtgtgggcagttgcctacaccagctctaaaaaaaaatattttttatattgatgcTTTAAAAGGTTGTAACAGTAGGTAGTTGTTATATAAATATAGTCAAAGGTTGAAGTAGATTCAAGCAACATTTTAAAAGGtgttttgttttaacttttgagatagattcatgaaacagttacaaaACCGATCCTTAAAGTGTGTGTGAGAGTTTTTTAGTTAGTGCCCTCAGctcaaaattccaaaaccacAAAACCACACCTCAACCAATTTCAGTTTCATTGGGCTTGGTTCTGCTTCTTGTTTAAGCATCCAAGACGAAGGTCTGGCCCAGAAAAAATCTCTTCATTTATCAATTTCCTATTCTTGAGACAAGATATCATCAACTCTGATGTAAAAAATCTGCAATTTATCTTGCTAGATATTGAGCTTCAAGCTAGACTGTCAGCAGGACAACTAAACACAGTTCATGACATTGGGCTCCAGACATTAATTCTAGGGTGTGAACTGTTTCCATCACAAGGAGAACAAGTGAACAAGTGGATGCAACTTGCAACTCAAAACATCTCCAAACAGATCATATGTGGAAGTAAGTACAAGCCAATCAGGTTGACATAATTTTcgacaacttttttttaatttgttggaCAGTTGGTGCAGAGGTTCATCGATGTTGTGTCACCAGTCGATTGAGGACCAACTGACATCGAGATGTAAACTGTTCCTTGAGATGCAAGTGAGGAGGACAATAGTAAGGTCAGTGTCGTACTGCAGTACCACTGAACAGAAGCAAGCAATCCCCACAATCAATGGAGCAAAATAATGCTGCCACCGTTTCATCTTTATTTCCTCCAGTGAGAAGAGAGATGTGCCCCAGCAACATTCATAAGTGAGAGTTTCCTAGCAGCTGCCATTTTCATGGCGAGGTTCAGACTTACCTTCACCTATGCGATTGCACTTCGACATCACAGTTCGTTCCTGTGAAATCTATTCGAGATCGAAACAAACGGGGCCAGGAGATGCATGGTTTCCATAGTGAAAGCCTCTCTGCCTTCCTCATCTTGGGCCTTTGAACCAGTGTAACTTTTTGGCCTCAAAAGGAGGCCTATAAATCCTTGGAAGACTCATCTGTAGAaccagtgtatatatatatatatatatatatataacagagtATTACAAGGAAATCATGAAACATAGAATAATGTATAATTTGAACAGTAATAACTGGTTTCTGTTTGTGGTTGGTTTTCTAGGTTTGCTTCATAATCTCTTGGGTGTGAATGGCAGTTGCcaataaactatatatatatatataggattcgTAGATTTTTTCATCTAATTTGGATAGAAAAATCCTCCAGCCTCTCACACCATTACATAACATGCAGGTCTATCTGATTGGATGGAACTCAAGATGACAAGaagatattttatatatatatatatatatatatatatatatatatatatatatatatatatatatatatatatatatatatatatatatatatatatataaagagagagagaaggagatttcTTGGGTAAATCCAGCCTTGATTAAAAGGGTTAGTATAGTGGGGATTGGGTTATCGAATCACAGAGTCTAACGCTTATGAAAGCCTGTTTGGTGATTCCAAACTCAAACGTTGAACCAAAATGCACCAAATTAATCAGAGCCATCCTGTTTGATCGAAAGACGCACGTAAAGAAGAAAGATAGATTTTCGCTTACACCAGTTCTTTTATCTTGGAACGGTTCTTTCACTCTCACTcgtcctctctccctctcttctcgtTAGAGTACCAATCGACTTGAAGCATGTAAAATCAAAGGCATATGCCGAAAAACATTCTGATCAGCACACTCGATTCGGAAAGATTTCTTTCTAAATCTACTGAAGTCGGAGCAATGAATACAGTGATAATGAACATAATGATTGATAAGCGCAACTCATTGGCTTGTATTGATCTGCCGTGATaaccaaattttcttcttcttttttttaaattttttgctcATTGTATCATAATTATATTGTCTTAGCACTAGAATATTGGCATTGCAGATATGCCCATGAATGATCTATGCATTGTGGCtaagaaaaaaaggggaaactTTTTCTTGATGTGCATAGGACTCTGTAGCTGTCACTTTTTGAGAGGTCTATCCGTACTTGGCATGCACAGGAGGTCCACTCATAGTAAATGAAAGATGCTCAGCAGCTCAAGGTAGAAAGAGGacatgatctttctttttcctgtccCCCTTTTCTTCCTTAGTAGACAAGTTAAGGCTTGACCTAAATCAGATGATCTTAATGTCAATACGTCAGACTTGAAGCTCCGTTCACCAGTTGGGTCTGGTAAATGAAGCAGGTACAATTGAATTGGTATCTCATAATTCTGGGACTCAGTAACCAACTTTAGAGTTGTCAATTGAtgtgatttgaattggatataccCTTTtaactttatctttttttttcgaatattcacatattggGATTTTAAGtcaaaaataaacaaagaaaagtcatattcgaATCTGAGTCAGATGTTTACATTCTTTTCtgaatctaaatttgagttttgaacGGAATTCGATAGATTTTCGAAATGcaagaacattagatatagaatagttatttaaaactaaatctggtccaaacttaaatttgaatccaaccaAATGTCACTTCTTAAAACCGATCTActttttcaattggatattaaatgtttttctatatccccttttttttcaaaatggttcgGTTGGGTATCAGATCCAGATCAGATATACAGATATTTCTACCGATTCTTCTTCTTGGTTAAGCAAATCAAAATTGATTCAAACTCTGATGCATTATCCGGCAGACCTGTACAAACACGTACTCTGGACAAATTTTACACAGAAAATACAGATGCATGTTTTCTTGATCGGAAAATGCTTGAGGTTTTCGCTCCTCTTCCTTCAATTTGCgtgcttattttcatttttgatccACAGTTTTGCATTAGAAAGGCTTCTGTTGCAAATGCCAAAGGGCTAATTCTAGGGCCACTTAATCGAAGATACCTTGGTCAATAGTAAAAAGACATATCAGTTTAATTAAACTCGTTTAATTTCTATATCCAACTGTATGTCACACTGATGAAGATCTTTTCTCCATTGAATTCACTCTGATTAATTTGCAGGTAGCTTCATAAGTGCTCCATCTTCTCTTAATGGGAAATAATGAAGCCAGTACTTT from Nymphaea colorata isolate Beijing-Zhang1983 chromosome 6, ASM883128v2, whole genome shotgun sequence includes these protein-coding regions:
- the LOC116256198 gene encoding auxin-induced protein 22C-like, whose amino-acid sequence is MERDQAIGLEITELRLGPPGSKGSREPAMAAAAPATKKRSFATVAAESEGENEEVVEDPREGKAQKVVGWPPICSYRKNSFMGKAERSMELYVKVSMDGAPFLRKIHLKSHDGYADLSRVLASMFSNLSLEDDCGNSEYMTVYEDRDGDWMLVGDVPWEMFVESCKRLRIMRRTDAINFGDGFGLPKTTTNAPSCQSEN